The segment ACATTGTAGAGGCTGTCGCACTCAAGAACGCATAGAAATCAGTCTCGGTCTATTGCGCGCGGGCCATGCTCAAACCCGGGTCCGCCATGACCTTCTCGTCCATGCGGGTTGGCCAGCACAAGGAACGAGGTAATCGCAATAGTTATTGCCAGCAATACCACGGCAAGCACTGGCTTGTGCTTGAGATAGCTCCCGATGCACTTGGCATTCAAGATAAGGTGAAAGACGGCCGCAATGACCATCACGAGGGCCATCAGTTCATGCACCGGTGTCACTTGGCGAATATGGGCAAACATCATCAACAGGCCGGTAACTGCTGTCGCCGCGAACGACAGGATTAATATCAACGATACTGTACTTCTCATTTGACCCTCCGAATGCGCAAGGTTTTGTGAGGATGAAGAAATAATGCCCCGGCATCAATGCTCGGGGCACACTCTCTTTGGT is part of the Armatimonadota bacterium genome and harbors:
- a CDS encoding DUF4405 domain-containing protein; the protein is MRSTVSLILILSFAATAVTGLLMMFAHIRQVTPVHELMALVMVIAAVFHLILNAKCIGSYLKHKPVLAVVLLAITIAITSFLVLANPHGREGHGGPGFEHGPRAIDRD